ccaggatgctccgcaggttgcACTGGAAGGTGGACGCCGCACTCGGTAGGCCAAACGGCATGCGAACgcagctgtgaggtgggccctcgcagcgtcccacgcgtgaaggccagaagagctcctgagatgcggccctgttgagccctgggatgtcgacgcaGAAGCGCAGCCCGCCATCTTCGCCTGGATGGGGGGCCGCGCCAGGCGGGCGgcgatcgccgcgcatggctctcgcgtcttgtagttcctgagtggtcttggcaatgaactcctgagcgctgggcgctcctcgtccggtgtcctcctgagggaaccgtgctgcgaagcacgcctccacgtggtgcccgggcgcctccctcatgatgttggcaaggtctgaggccctccagaagagagccctcgagccctgcccgaggagggcgccgggcgcgccttcctatgcgagggagggaggtgcCCCAGGTGCGGGCGGCGATCATGACGTGGCTCCACTTGAggcgccgctctcctgaggccctgtgcggagtagctgcttcttcttcttgggggcgaCCTCAGGAGGGTGCTGCGCTGCATTGTTGTCCGGGTCTTCGATTGATGCCACTtcgaaggcgcgctcgagggagcacaccgcatctctttcttcgcaggggactgtgatgataccgctgcttcctggcatcttgaggacgttgtagccgtggtgtgtcactgccatgaacttggacagggctggatacccgaggatggcgttgtacggcagacggatgtgggcaacgtcgaagtcgatgagctcggtgcggtagttttCGCGCTGTTCGAAGGTGGCAGGGAGGctgacctgccctatcggggtggtggagcagtcggttactcctgagaaaggcttggtaggctgaagctgatcgtatggcacttggaggttgtcgaacgtctcgacggacaggacgttaagccctgcgccgccgtcgatgagggtcttggtgacttgcacattgctgatgacgggtgagcaaagcatcgggagggcgccagcggtggccgcgcacttgagctgatctgccgaactgaaggtgatggcacacttGGACCATCTAAGcgggtgatacatctccaacgtatctataattttttattgttccatgctattatattatctgctttggatgttcaatgggctttattatacacttttatattatttttgggactaacctattaaccggaggcccagcccaaattgctgttttttttgcctatttcagtgttccgaaggaaaggaatatcaaacggagtccaaacggaatgaaacctttgggaacgtgattttcggaacaaacgtgatccagaggacttggagtggacgtcaagcaatcaacgaggaggccacgaggcagggaggcgcgcctgccccctgggcgcgccccccaccctcgtggggccctcgtagctctcctgaccgacctctttcgcctatatatactcatataccctggaaacatcataacAGGAgctgaaaccctatttccaccgccgcaactctctgtacccgtgagatcccatcttggggccttttccggtgctctgccggagggggcattgatcatggagggcttctacatcaacaccatagcctctccgatgatgtgtgagtagtttacctcagaccttcgggtcttagttattagctagatggcttcttctctctctttggatctcaatacaaagttctcctcgattctcttggagatctattcgatgtaatcttcttttgcggtgtgtttgtcgagatccgatgaattatgggtttatgatcaagattatctatgaatgatatttgaatcttctctgaattcttttatttatgattgcttatctttgcaagtctcttcgaattatcagtttggtttggcctactagattgatctttcttgcaatgggagaagtgcttagctttgggttcaatcttgcggtgctcgatcccagtgacagtaggggaaacgacacgtattgtattcttgccatcgaggataaaaagatggggtttatatcatattgcatgagtttatccctctacatcatgtcatcttgcttaaagcgttactccgttcttatgaacttaataatctagatgcatgctggatagcggtcgatgtgtggagtaatagtagtagatgcaggcaggagtcggtctacttgtgacggacgtgatgcctatatacatgatcatacctagatattctcataattatgctcaattctatcaattgctcgacagtaattttttcacccacggtaatacttatgctatcttgagagaagccactagtgaaacctatggcccccgggtctattttccatcatattaatttcccgtcaacaagctatttcttttgttgtttattttgcaatctttacttttaatctttatcataaaattaccaaaaatattatcttatcatctctatcagatctcacttttgcaagtggccgtgaagggattgacaacccctttatcgcgttggttgcaaggttcttatttgtttgtgtaggtacaagggacttgagcgtggcctcctactgaattgatatcttggttctcaaaaactgagggaaatacttacgctactttgctgcatcaccctttcctcttccagggaaaaccaacgcagtgctcaagaggtagcagcgggTGCGTGGCCTTgagcctggggaggactgcgttcacctcgtgagcaaactgcttgaagatgcgttgagaagctggggcctgagctccgcccaagatgcaggcgatagcccgcggctcctggaagcccccagccccctcgtcctgatggtgggtGTCGCTCCTTCTTGGcgatggcggcagcggaggaaggccggcgttgccttgggggcggtcctcgcgaggctgatccctccatgcGCCTTCACGAGGTTGgtcttgccagcggtcctcacgaggtcggtcgcgccactcctggcaggGGCCgcgtcgtcccagcgtcctccgccacgtcctcctcctcctcggccgtagccccggtcgctgcgctcggggcatTGACCGAGGCGTCCGTCttgaatggccctgagctcttgacagtcattagTGTTGTGGATGTGGACGTTGTGGAAGGCACAGAACGGACGGCTGgtcttggacgactcgggaatGTCCCGGCCGCACTTCGTCTCCAGCTCCGCTGCAAGCACGGCCACTCCTTtacgcttcacgtccttggccttggccttctccTCAGGGTCagcagccgggagctcgaggagggaaaggcgcccttcctcagctcttgcgcacttggtcgccaggttgaacaactctatggtcgtgcatagctcctcgtggatggcgagctcctccttcatcttgacatcatggacgccatcagagaacgcggagatgatggcctcgtccgtcaccttggggatcttgaggcgaacgttgttgaagcactggatgtacttctggagggtctctcctggcttctgcttgatgcggcgcaggtcacccgcgacCGGAggacggtcgcgagtgccctggaagttggtgacgaagcggtcgcacatctcgttccaggaggagatcgaacccgggggcaggttcaggagccacgaacgagcgccatccttgagagccatggggaaccagttcgccatgactttttcgtcgccattggccacctcgatgctcagctcgtagagctgcaggaactccgcggggtcgggggtgccgtcgtagcgaaggggcaggtctggcttgaacttgcccggccatgcgacgctacgcagctcaggagtgaaggcgcggcagcctgcggtggccaccgggaccctttgctgttgcggagcctgcccttgatgtccGCGCACCGCCACTGCAGGCAGCGCACGGTCTTGTCGCAGTGGCGCTGGGAGCGCGGGTGCGTTCTCTCGCGACCgggggacttcttggcagcttccttcttcttgcGTGCGCCCggcgcggtgggtcgcgccgaggggccgcacgccttggcgccgggacgccgtcttggtgcagaggtggtggaggcgctctaTGTGCCACGTCgcggcggagggcgaggcagcgagagggacggtgcaggggagccccctgcagtgctgatgagctcggcgatgcggtccagatagtcctcgtagaggtcgtcgacggggcggtagcgcaggagctcgcgtgccatgagcagcgcggcctgcgcgtccgtgggagcgtgacgagcgtgagacggcgagccggccggggtcagcgacggagtggcggtgcggccgtcccgccgcaccgaggggtgcggtgaggatgcttgctgctcgtttcccgccgggccggtggcggcgttggcggcaggcgacggggaacgacggggaggcccgccgacaggagcggTCTGAGCGATGctggcggcgagggcggcccgacgctcagcgcgggctcgacgagtgtccgccatggatgcgacgaAGCAACGGGAcgcggatcgacggaaggaaagcttcggtgcactcctacctggcacgccaaatgtcggatttcgggttccggcaaaacccttgaggttcgaaaactggggtgcgcgcgaagatctccccttacctaatcacgccctcagcctcaccgcgatctcaaggcctagctcgacgaacccgcaacacaagagacacgagatttacactggttcgggccaccgttgtggtgtaataccctactccagtgtggtgtggtggattgcctcttgggctgaggatgaaccgtacaaggggaagaacagcctcctgaggagaggtgttcttgtgcttggtgaacttgcgTGGGTGAGGATGGATCTAGTCCAAGATGGGATGatccctatggtggtggctagtcctatttatagaggccctggtctaCTCCCCAAATatttgagcgggaagggagccaacaacggccaaattcgaaggaagacaactagtacaagctatcctgactaaaggtggtcttcgcctgccaaaggctctggtggtgacgccgtcttgggctccacggtgaccttattcctaccgtcctgctggtcttggtctcgttgcaccgatatggaaacctttgcctgatgcctcgggactcctcgcctgcgcttgccccctttagcaccaaagaagaaacaaggacactgtgcgcactggcgcccgcctggccttggtcgtcatggctgacgtcgtaggaacctcgcgaggttccccttgccttgatctctccgcccctcgcgagccagcctagtgaggccgctcccaaggaggtcttgtgtcgtccgcctcgcgaggcttgtcCCCTCGCGAGGGtgttgagtgtttgctggtgaagatgggccgtacggggccgctggtggagccacgccgtgggctgcaggcaggcaagtctggggacccccattcccaggacgccgacactactcttggtgctgctgtagatgtgcttgcatgttaaattcttagtgttctaagtagtttgaatgcttgctatggcctctatgtgtccctatgagtagttgctatccatcttataaagttttgttgacaaatttttgtcaccccaaaagttttattttcagaaaattgtacgcggatatgatgaacctatttggaaggatttcttcgaggagacgatcctcgagggcatcttctagtgacagttctGCTCATCGGTCCTATGTTGAACCTAGTGAAAGCTCCAtgcgagatgccgccaccaagaCATGTTTATGGCCTAGCGATGAATATATGGTgtgtgtgggcattaaggaggaatttgagcaatatgttcacaatgtcggcctcggtccctacctttcagataagtgtgaacaacaccaagttctcactgaatcatttgtcaaaggatttaaatattttccgcgtgagtctagggtgtcgtttatgctttatgataatccatttactatcccactggagaattttgcttaccattgcaaactttcattttggggttcgcttgatgaGCCACCAACAGTTGAGTACGAGTCTTTCTTGACTAGCCTTTGTTACGGTGAAAATAGGGGAGTGAGACAaggaagaataaagagcattcactttcccgcaattcagtattttgcattatttaacgggaaatgcatagtaggcaagcaagattttagcatactttgtgcgccagacttgagcctcattcacaccgctctcattggtgaaaggaattataaccttggagcgattgttgcacgtagACTTCAACACAATGCTAACGGTGGTTGGTTATATGGTGGAATTTACAGTGGTTGGTACCTCCTTTCCTTGTTAGTAGCATGATGACTGACTACTCTAGTTGTGCTTTTGTTAAATAAAGATCCCCaaatttttcatgcatttaaacACTTCTCCACTACTGTTTCCCTCCGTATGTGCCTACACGATTGGATCTATCTATAATCTTGCAAGAAAGCCGAATTTTTTGAGAGAGTGGAAGGCATATGTCAACGGGTGACATCCGAATAGATATTCTTGGAGAAAATGTGGAAGCAATTTTGGGCAATTCAGTGTCCTAATAAAATGAAATTAGTATCATGGAGGTTGGCTCATGACTATCTCCCTAGAGGCTATCAATCAACTTTAGGGTAGGATTGATAACAATAAGTTATAATTGTTATTTTTGCAATAGGGAGGAAATCGTTGAACACTGCTTTTTTGCATTGTCACTGTGTTAAGGAAGTCGGAAAAGAACTTAAAAGTGAGTTTGACATTTTTCCTGAACCTAAAGAGTTTCATCCATATTAGACAATGTATATTACTGTGGATACCAAATGTTACTGTTTTTCATGACATGGTTTTGGCTGTTGCTATTTGGCATATTTGGGAGCATAGAAATGTCTACCGTAATGGTTGGGCCTTAATTCATCCACTTCGTGTGACGGGAAAGATGAAAGCTTATGATGAGTTCATCAATTTGTATTCTTTTAGTTCGGCAAATTCCACCATACACGAGTTCTTAAAGTCAAACCAAAATTGGTCTCCACCACCAGAATGGTCAATGCTTATCGATGTGGATGCAACAATATTTTTTCAGCCTACATGTGCGGGTTTGGGGTGGTGATACATTGTCACCAGGGGATGGTGCAGGCAGCAAGCAGAGGCTATTTTGCTTGAATTCAAGATCCCGAAGTTGCAGAAGCCATGTCACTTGGTCAAGCCTAAGTTATTGTTGGAGATATAGGTATGCCGTGAATCATGGTGGCTTCGGACTATTTGTCGATGATCAAAAAGGTCAAGGAATCTTACCTTGATAGGTCCTCTACACTCCTTAGTCCATGATATCAAGGTTTGGGCTACAAAGATTGTTTCTTGTACTTTGTCCATGTTAATCTCTTGCAAAATCAACAAAGTAGGATGTTAGGTCATATTGGATTATGAGATTAGTCTTACCAAATCAACAGAGTATGATGTTAGGTCCTGTTGGATTTATGAGATTCCTCGTGCTATTAGGACCATTATTTGTAATTAACAAGCTTATGTATGGAGAGGCAAGTGCCCAGCGGGAGGAGGTGGGGATCCTATTTCTCTGCATCAGGCGTGTAGATAGGGTAGGTTTTAGTGGCCGATGGCATCGATTTGGTGAGGACTTTGACGCCGTTCCAAAGAAATAAATATGCCGTCCTTCCTCTCCCTTGCCGGTGTAGGCGTTGACGACATCTGGGTGGTGTGGTCTTCCCGCTGATCTATGGATCCAGTGGTGGCTCGGCTCCCTTCCCCGTCGGTGGCAACGGTGGATCGAAGAAGGGGGGGGTTGCTCCTCAGAGATCTGAGGATATCGCGAGGTCTGGTGTCCTCTGGCTGGTCAGCGCGGCGGCTCTCCATCGGTGGTGTAGGGGCTGGGTCTAGGTGTGATGTAGGGGGCGTATCACTGGTTTGCGGCGAAGATTCGACGATGTCAGCCTTCTCTTCGGTGTGTTGGTCATTTGTTGATGAAGCACGTAGACTTCCTGGTCACCACGGTCGTCTTCAAAAGGATGCTTGCTCCGGTTATGGAGTGGCGACGGCGATCGTGCGCCTACAACTCGCTTTGGCTAGATTAGTCTGCATTGAGTGGTCTAAGGACAGAGTTGTAATTTTATTTACTTTTGGGGTCCCTTATACTAGTGGTGAATCTGCAATATAATCCTGAAGTCTTTTCTGAAAAAAAAGCTTATGTATGAATAAAAGGATGCTGCCAGTTATACCTCAGGACCACTAGTGACCATATGTCATGGGACTAGGTCACGAGCTCGATCCCCTCGGTGGGTTTTCTTTTTCTTGAAAAACACCGATATATTCATTTTCAATCATGACAGTAGAATAAATActgaaaataataaaaattacatccaaatCCCTATAGTCCACCTAACGATGACTagaagcactgaagcgagccaaATGCGCACCATCGTCATTGCCCTTCCCTCGTCGGAGCCAGGCAAAACTTTTGTAGTAGACAATTGAGAAGTTGTCGTGCCAAGTGCCATAAGACCTGCGCAACATAACAACAACTGTCACCGATGAAGAGTAACCTAGATTGCAAGGATCTAAACTGAAGACACACGAACGTAGACGGACAATGACCAGATCCGAGCAAATACGTCAAAGACAAATCCGTCATAGGCACAGATCCACACGCCACCGACGATGTTAGACGTATCACCGGGATGGGACTAGACGGGGAGAACTTTATTCCATCTTCATAGAGACGTGGCGGTCTTGTATTTTTTAGGTGGACATAAACCATAAAAAAGACTGGAGACAGGAACCCTTTTGTCGACAAGGGTTGGGATCCACTACGCTCATGGCCTTGACTGGAGACAGGAACCCTAAACTCCCTAAACTTTTTTTTCGGAGGAGGCGCGTGAGGCGGGTCCAGAGGTCCCATCGGTGGTTTTGACGACGTTCACCGGCTTGCTGCTGTGATCCAACGGCTCCGGGGTGACGAAGCCCAGCAGCGCTGTGCACCGCATCAATAGCACCACGGCTGGAGCGGTGCGCGCGTCGCGTGTGGTGCTTGGCGCGAGAAGCCCCAGCCGAAGCGTGGCGTGCCCCAGCAGGCGGCAGCCACCCGTCCTTCCATGCGACGGGGAGGGCGGCTCGCTGCGGCAGGTGAACGTGGTGGTCCGCACTGCCGCGCCAGCACATTTTCCCTCTGCCCCCGCCGTTCACAGCAGTAGCGTAGCAGCAGTAGCCTTACCAGCTACTAGTACCAATGGATCTACGATACCGATCGACCTTCCGTTTCAGCCTGCGCCGTGTGCTGGCCTGCTACAGGTAGCTACTGGGTTTTTCCACAAAGGTTCGTAGTAGCTACTAGTGCCTAGCGCCGACGACGTGACGATCACAGGCGTACGTTGGTAGGAGTACCAGAACAGTACCACAACACGTGACAGACTGGTAGAGTGTATGGTATCCTCCGCTGCCGTGCGGCCGCACCTACGAAGAATCCGCTCAACCGCATGCGCCCACTGGAAACTGCGGCCAGTTTTCAGTAGTCGACCAGCCTGGAAACTGCAACCAGTTTTCAGTAATCGACAGGCCGACTGTCCCGTCCCGTGGTACAGCTTGCACATCTTATAACGGAAGACCCTGATGCGATTTGCTTTCCCCGTACTACATCCACGTCAGTATCCATCCCATTCCCATAGTCGCACCAACAGTACAGTAGCAGTGAGGCACGGTCATCGTCGGTTTGGCTCGCAGGGCGACCATGATGATGGCTCGGCTTGCAGATCGCCGTCTGCGAGGGGGAATTGTGCAGTGTTTCGCGACTCTCAGCGATTCATCTTGATTCACAAAACTAGGCTGGCTTTTCATCATTTTACCTTCTGTTTCACAAACTAGTAGTAGTACAGTAGTACGCTAGATTCGTTGAGCCTCGTTTCATCAAGGTGTGGATTTGTGTGACATAATAAATACTATTTGTTTAAGCTTAGAAAAAGCCAAGGGATCCAAGATATGAGATGTCCCCTCCCACCTAACCTTCCCATTTTCTATACTGTGCTCATGCATGCACCGGATTGACTCCTCGTGATATTAAAACAGTTGAGATGCCAAGTGTTGCAGAATAAAAATACTCCACTCGGTTTGGCAGTGTCAGCAAGAGATACGATGCGATGCTAAGCTCGAGAGTTTCATGTCATTGAGATTTGCGGACCGCGATTTACGATGGAACCACCCCGCGATTACAAAAACATGTTGCTCGCACCAACAACCCCGCTACACTTaccgttgctgctgctgctgttatTACTGTCACTACCACCGCCACTACTGCCGCTAAAATTGCTGTTGTTACTGGTGTGGTTATCTTCGCCGTCGGCGTCGCAGCCGACGGCGGCCGCCCGCCACGCCGACGCCGAGAACAGCGGCCGCCCGTGCCACCCGAGCGTCAGGCACCCCTCGGCCTCCTCCACGGAGTGTCCCTCGCCGGAGAACAGCCCGAGCAGCATCCTGGCTTGCCGGAGCGCGCTCGCCCCCAGCGGCACGGCGCTCAGCCCCGCGCGCCCCAGCCTGTCCCTCCACTGCGACAGCGGCTCGTGTCGCTCCATGCGGGCGGTGCCCTCGTTGCACACGATGTCGCAGATCTCCCGCTGGAGATACGCCTCGGCCATCGCGTTGCCCGTGCCGTTTGCGCTCGCCGCGTCAAGAGAATCGAACACTGCCGAGTAGTAGAAGAGCGCCTCGGTGAACCTGTCGAGGAACCCCGGTTTGTTGTGGTCCGCCTCTTGCTCCACGACCGTGAAGATCTTGGGCTGCAACGAGGCGACACAGTCAAGAACGGCATCGATGGGCGCCTGATCGGCTGAgtcggcgaggaggcggtggAGCTGGAGCACGGAGTTGACCGCCACGGCCTCGCCGGGCGCGATCTGGAGCATCCACGGGTGGACCTCGTCGAGGCTGTTGGCGGCGACCCCGCGGAAGGAGAATCGGACGCGGACGGAGCGTGCGAGGTCGGCGAGGCGGAGACCGACATCCCGGAGCTCG
The Aegilops tauschii subsp. strangulata cultivar AL8/78 chromosome 3, Aet v6.0, whole genome shotgun sequence genome window above contains:
- the LOC109778087 gene encoding protein SLENDER RICE1-LIKE 1; this translates as MTPRPAKRARTPFHHFHPPTAHRFHSGGMAMGTFPFQWPMEPPPAPPSGLGGSLLPSLLPPPPAPVPDDGAAYYAAADMQASSMPELAPPFPSRDAVAAELAMRRAEEEVAGIRLVHLLMSCAGAVEAGDHVLAAAHLADANASLAAVSIASGIGRVAVHFTDALSRRLFRSPATPPATDAEHAFLYHHFYEACPYLKFAHFTANQAILEAFHGCDSVHVIDFSLMQGLQWPALIQALALRPGGPPFLRITGIGPPSPPGRDELRDVGLRLADLARSVRVRFSFRGVAANSLDEVHPWMLQIAPGEAVAVNSVLQLHRLLADSADQAPIDAVLDCVASLQPKIFTVVEQEADHNKPGFLDRFTEALFYYSAVFDSLDAASANGTGNAMAEAYLQREICDIVCNEGTARMERHEPLSQWRDRLGRAGLSAVPLGASALRQARMLLGLFSGEGHSVEEAEGCLTLGWHGRPLFSASAWRAAAVGCDADGEDNHTSNNSNFSGSSGGGSDSNNSSSSNGKCSGVVGASNMFL